One window of Mediterraneibacter gnavus ATCC 29149 genomic DNA carries:
- a CDS encoding NAD(P)/FAD-dependent oxidoreductase, giving the protein MRKVVVIGAGAAGMMAAISAAEHGAHTVVLEHKDRVGKKILSTGNGRCNFTNLVQTPQCYRSDDPKFPWRVITQFDEKKTVEFFQNIGVYAKNRNGYLYPNSDQAGAVLDSLRMEMERLCVEVHTETEVLEIIPKKNRFVIRTGNGNVTADRVILAAGSKAAPVTGSDGSGYAIAKKMGHRIVPVLPALVQLKCKGKFFQSIAGVRIQGCVSLYVDGDCVCRDTGEIQLTQYGISGIPVFQVSRFAAKALYNKQEVTAVLNFMPQMSEEEFTVFLAERARLRPQKTAEEFLTGLFHKKMIALWVKCSRISKEKPVGTYSEEELRTLVRLIQQFEVNVEGTNSFEQAQVCCGGVSTEEVKEDTLESSYVPGVYFAGEILDVDGICGGYNLQWAWSSGWIAGREAADVTN; this is encoded by the coding sequence ATGAGAAAAGTTGTTGTGATCGGCGCAGGAGCAGCCGGGATGATGGCGGCTATTTCGGCAGCAGAGCACGGCGCACATACAGTTGTGCTGGAGCATAAAGACCGGGTGGGAAAGAAGATCCTTTCCACCGGGAACGGAAGATGCAATTTTACAAATCTTGTACAGACACCTCAGTGTTATCGCAGTGATGATCCTAAGTTTCCGTGGCGGGTCATCACACAGTTTGATGAGAAAAAGACAGTGGAGTTTTTCCAGAACATCGGTGTATATGCGAAAAACAGAAACGGATATCTCTATCCAAACTCGGATCAGGCCGGTGCGGTTTTAGATTCCCTTCGCATGGAGATGGAGCGGCTTTGTGTGGAAGTGCACACAGAGACAGAAGTTCTGGAAATCATTCCGAAAAAGAACCGGTTTGTCATCCGAACCGGAAATGGGAATGTGACCGCAGACCGGGTGATCCTGGCAGCAGGATCCAAGGCGGCTCCTGTTACAGGTTCTGATGGTTCCGGATATGCGATCGCAAAAAAAATGGGACACCGGATCGTCCCGGTACTTCCGGCGTTGGTACAGCTTAAATGCAAGGGAAAATTCTTTCAGAGTATCGCCGGAGTGCGCATACAGGGATGTGTATCTTTATATGTGGATGGGGACTGTGTTTGTCGGGATACCGGAGAAATTCAGCTGACGCAGTATGGTATTTCCGGGATTCCGGTATTTCAGGTCAGTCGTTTTGCAGCAAAGGCGCTTTACAACAAACAGGAAGTAACAGCGGTCTTAAATTTTATGCCTCAGATGTCTGAGGAAGAGTTTACAGTATTTCTGGCAGAGCGTGCGAGACTTCGGCCGCAAAAGACGGCAGAAGAATTCTTAACCGGGCTGTTTCACAAAAAAATGATTGCTCTGTGGGTCAAATGTAGTCGCATTTCCAAAGAAAAGCCGGTGGGAACATATTCTGAGGAAGAACTAAGAACGCTTGTCCGTCTGATTCAGCAGTTTGAGGTGAATGTGGAAGGGACAAATTCGTTTGAACAGGCTCAGGTATGCTGCGGCGGAGTCTCTACAGAAGAAGTGAAGGAAGATACCCTGGAGTCAAGTTATGTACCGGGCGTTTATTTTGCCGGAGAGATACTGGATGTGGATGGGATCTGCGGCGGATATAATCTGCAGTGGGCATGGTCCAGCGGATGGATTGCAGGAAGAGAGGCAGCAGATGTTACGAATTAA
- a CDS encoding NAD(P)/FAD-dependent oxidoreductase, which produces MLRINQLKLKVGHSEEQLKKKLVRELKIRPEELQKFEIRRQSIDARKKPELYYVYSIDVQVKKEKEVLKKHPKNVQKTQDVYYQMPKLEGETPKKRPVVVGSGPAGLFCAWILALAGCRPILLERGACVEERQRDVEEFWKSGILNPMSNVQFGEGGAGTFSDGKLNTLVKDTSGRNRFVLETFVRFGAPPEILYEQKPHIGTDILIRVVKNMRLAICGAGGEVRFHSQVTDIVLDETSLVGVQVNQEEELETDTVIFAVGHSARDTFEMLYEKNLPMQAKSFAVGVRAEHPQKMINASQYGAESVPGLPAAPYKVTAKLENGRGVYSFCMCPGGYVVNASSEEGRLAVNGMSYHARAGENANSAIIVTVTPEDYGSEHPLAGMEFQRKLEERAFRAGGGKIPVQRLEDFCKNQISTSFGNVEPQMKGAYAFGDVRGIFPQVLAESIEEGMRQFEHKITGFSDGDTLLSGVESRTSSPVKIPRDENMESEIKGIFPCGEGAGFAGGITSAAMDGMKVAEAVLKKYNKIGS; this is translated from the coding sequence ATGTTACGAATTAATCAGTTAAAATTAAAAGTAGGACACAGCGAAGAACAGCTAAAGAAAAAACTGGTACGGGAATTGAAGATCCGTCCGGAAGAGCTGCAGAAATTTGAAATCCGCAGACAGTCCATAGATGCGCGGAAAAAGCCGGAACTGTACTATGTATACAGTATCGATGTACAGGTGAAAAAAGAAAAAGAGGTACTCAAAAAACATCCAAAGAATGTTCAGAAGACACAGGATGTGTACTATCAGATGCCAAAACTGGAAGGAGAAACACCGAAAAAGCGTCCGGTTGTTGTAGGAAGCGGCCCTGCAGGTCTGTTTTGTGCATGGATCCTTGCCTTGGCAGGATGTAGACCAATCCTTCTGGAGCGGGGTGCCTGTGTAGAGGAAAGACAGCGTGATGTAGAGGAATTCTGGAAAAGCGGGATTTTAAATCCAATGTCGAATGTACAGTTCGGAGAGGGAGGCGCCGGAACTTTTTCGGATGGAAAGCTCAACACATTGGTCAAAGATACATCCGGGCGAAATCGTTTTGTGTTGGAAACCTTTGTAAGATTCGGGGCACCGCCGGAGATTTTATACGAACAGAAGCCCCACATCGGAACGGATATTCTGATCCGGGTGGTAAAAAATATGCGGCTTGCGATCTGTGGAGCCGGAGGAGAAGTACGGTTTCACAGTCAGGTGACGGATATTGTTCTTGATGAGACATCACTTGTCGGAGTGCAGGTCAATCAGGAGGAAGAGCTGGAGACCGATACCGTGATCTTTGCAGTGGGACACAGCGCAAGAGATACATTTGAGATGCTCTATGAAAAGAATCTTCCAATGCAGGCAAAATCATTTGCGGTAGGTGTGCGCGCCGAGCATCCGCAGAAAATGATCAATGCCTCTCAATATGGAGCAGAGTCTGTGCCGGGACTTCCTGCAGCGCCTTATAAAGTGACAGCAAAACTGGAAAATGGAAGAGGCGTATACTCTTTCTGCATGTGTCCGGGAGGATATGTAGTCAATGCATCCTCCGAAGAAGGACGTCTGGCTGTCAACGGAATGAGTTATCATGCAAGAGCAGGAGAAAATGCGAACAGCGCCATTATCGTGACGGTGACTCCGGAAGATTACGGAAGTGAACATCCGCTTGCAGGAATGGAATTTCAGCGAAAGCTCGAAGAACGTGCCTTTCGAGCGGGAGGCGGAAAAATCCCGGTTCAGAGACTGGAAGATTTCTGCAAAAATCAGATCAGCACTTCGTTTGGAAACGTAGAGCCTCAGATGAAAGGGGCATATGCGTTTGGAGATGTGCGTGGAATTTTCCCGCAAGTGCTGGCAGAATCCATTGAGGAGGGAATGCGGCAGTTTGAACATAAGATCACAGGATTCTCAGATGGAGATACGCTTTTGTCAGGTGTAGAAAGCCGTACGTCTTCTCCAGTGAAAATTCCAAGAGATGAGAATATGGAGAGTGAGATCAAGGGGATTTTCCCATGCGGAGAAGGCGCAGGATTTGCAGGAGGAATCACCTCGGCTGCCATGGATGGAATGA
- the mutL gene encoding DNA mismatch repair endonuclease MutL has translation MPQIQVLDQITIDKIAAGEVIERPASIVKELVENSIDAKAASVTVEIQDGGISLIRVTDNGSGIEREDIRNAFLRHSTSKIRKVEDLAHIASLGFRGEALSSISAVTRTELITKTKEDTFGTRYVIEGGVEQSLEDAGAPDGTTFLVRQLFYNVPARRKFLKTPMTEAGHVQDLLMRLALSHPEVAFTFINNGQTKMRTSGNGKLKDVIYSIYGREAAANLIELDYSMDGLVMKGYLGKPVITRGNRNFENYFVNGRYVKNAMLSKAIEDAYKDFLMQHKFPFVVIHFQVDGEKIDVNVHPTKMEMRFQRQQDVYNIVYEGVHRTLLEPELIPQVEAPAPKVISQPKSESPFLLKPKTAPQPMEKKPEEKEEPHDEAYFMKKMKERVLSYHQRNSSAEVAKKEQIFRPQAQAERIKDALARAKEVEKQPQKQAEEQPELIRETPVYETKPVTEEKAEQLNLFEEHLLKREKKAEYKLIGQVFETYWLVEFENSLYIIDQHAAHERVLYERTLKEMKNREFTAQYLSPPIILSLSMQEAQVLNENMDRFTRIGFEIEPFGGEEYAVRAIPDNLFGIAKKELLLEMLDDLTDGISTSMTPELIDEKVASMSCKAAVKGNNRLSAQEADALIGELLLLENPYHCPHGRPTIIAMTQRELEKKFKRIV, from the coding sequence ATGCCGCAGATTCAGGTTTTAGATCAGATTACAATAGATAAGATCGCCGCAGGTGAAGTGATTGAGCGGCCGGCGTCGATCGTCAAAGAACTCGTAGAAAATTCCATTGATGCAAAAGCTGCCTCCGTTACCGTGGAGATTCAGGATGGAGGGATTTCTTTGATCCGCGTCACGGACAATGGAAGCGGGATTGAACGGGAAGATATCCGCAATGCATTTTTGCGTCATTCCACGAGCAAGATCCGCAAAGTGGAAGATCTGGCACATATTGCATCACTCGGATTTCGGGGAGAAGCACTTTCCAGTATCTCTGCGGTGACCAGGACGGAGCTGATCACCAAGACGAAGGAGGATACATTTGGAACCCGCTATGTGATCGAAGGCGGAGTGGAGCAGAGTCTGGAGGATGCCGGGGCACCGGACGGGACGACCTTCCTTGTGCGGCAGTTGTTTTATAATGTGCCTGCCAGACGGAAGTTTCTAAAAACACCGATGACAGAGGCCGGGCATGTACAGGATCTGCTCATGCGCCTTGCACTTTCTCACCCGGAGGTTGCATTTACTTTTATCAATAACGGACAGACAAAAATGCGGACATCTGGAAATGGAAAATTAAAGGATGTAATCTACAGCATTTACGGGAGAGAGGCCGCGGCAAATCTGATCGAACTGGATTATTCCATGGATGGTCTGGTGATGAAAGGATATCTTGGAAAACCGGTGATCACCAGAGGAAACCGGAATTTTGAAAATTATTTTGTAAACGGGCGGTATGTGAAAAATGCGATGCTCTCCAAAGCAATCGAAGATGCATACAAGGACTTTCTCATGCAGCACAAGTTTCCGTTCGTAGTCATCCACTTTCAGGTGGATGGTGAGAAAATCGATGTAAATGTGCATCCGACCAAAATGGAAATGCGGTTTCAGAGGCAGCAGGATGTCTATAATATTGTGTATGAGGGGGTTCATAGAACCCTTCTGGAGCCGGAACTCATTCCTCAGGTGGAGGCGCCGGCTCCAAAAGTAATTTCACAGCCAAAGAGCGAAAGTCCGTTTTTATTAAAGCCCAAAACAGCACCGCAGCCAATGGAGAAAAAGCCAGAAGAAAAAGAAGAGCCCCATGACGAAGCATATTTCATGAAGAAGATGAAGGAGAGAGTGCTTTCCTATCATCAGCGCAATTCTTCGGCAGAAGTCGCAAAAAAAGAGCAGATCTTCCGGCCGCAGGCTCAGGCGGAGAGAATCAAAGATGCACTTGCCCGTGCAAAGGAAGTGGAGAAGCAGCCGCAAAAGCAGGCAGAAGAACAGCCGGAATTGATCCGGGAAACACCTGTCTATGAAACGAAGCCTGTAACAGAAGAAAAAGCAGAGCAGTTAAATTTGTTTGAGGAGCATCTTCTGAAACGGGAGAAGAAAGCAGAGTACAAGCTGATCGGGCAGGTATTTGAGACATACTGGCTGGTGGAATTTGAGAACAGTCTGTATATCATTGATCAACATGCTGCTCATGAGCGGGTGTTATATGAACGCACGTTAAAAGAGATGAAGAACAGAGAATTTACCGCTCAGTATTTAAGTCCGCCGATCATCCTGAGCCTGTCTATGCAGGAGGCGCAGGTGCTGAATGAAAATATGGACCGGTTTACAAGGATCGGATTTGAGATCGAACCGTTTGGCGGAGAGGAATATGCAGTGCGCGCCATTCCGGACAATTTGTTTGGAATCGCCAAAAAAGAGCTGCTGTTGGAAATGCTGGACGATCTGACAGATGGGATCAGCACCTCCATGACACCGGAGCTTATTGATGAGAAAGTGGCATCTATGTCATGTAAAGCAGCGGTGAAAGGCAATAACCGGCTTTCCGCGCAGGAGGCGGACGCACTGATCGGGGAACTGTTATTGCTGGAGAATCCATATCACTGCCCGCATGGACGTCCGACGATCATCGCAATGACACAGCGGGAACTGGAAAAGAAATTTAAGAGGATTGTATAG
- the miaA gene encoding tRNA (adenosine(37)-N6)-dimethylallyltransferase MiaA, producing MKKPLIILTGPTAVGKTAASIGLAKAIGGEIISADSMQVYRHMDIGSAKIRSKEMQGISHHLIDVLEPEEEFHVVKFQQMAKEALDGIYQRGHIPIVVGGTGFYIQALLYDISFEDNEEDHSYRKELEELAQEEGAEKLHQMLRQVDEKAALEIHANNVKRVIRALEFYHQTGEKISEHNAKEREKESAYNSAYFVLNDDRANLYERINKRVDAMFEEGLVEEVTALQERGYTRGMVSMQGLGYKEIFAYLDGECTLEEAKEIIKRDTRHFAKRQITWFKRERDVIWINKQEYGYQEEKILERILKELKVQEIFPQKEEEIK from the coding sequence ATGAAGAAACCATTGATTATATTGACCGGTCCTACAGCGGTTGGAAAAACCGCTGCTTCAATCGGACTTGCCAAAGCGATTGGCGGAGAAATCATTTCCGCAGATTCCATGCAGGTCTACCGGCATATGGATATCGGATCTGCAAAGATTCGGTCAAAAGAGATGCAAGGGATCTCGCACCATCTGATCGATGTGCTGGAGCCGGAGGAAGAGTTCCATGTGGTGAAATTCCAGCAGATGGCAAAAGAAGCGCTGGATGGGATCTATCAGAGAGGACATATCCCTATTGTTGTAGGTGGAACCGGGTTTTATATCCAGGCTCTGTTGTATGACATTTCGTTTGAAGACAATGAGGAGGATCATTCCTACCGGAAAGAGCTGGAAGAACTGGCACAGGAAGAAGGTGCAGAAAAGCTGCATCAGATGCTGCGGCAGGTGGATGAAAAGGCGGCGCTTGAAATTCATGCCAACAATGTAAAACGTGTGATCCGTGCCCTGGAATTCTATCATCAGACCGGTGAAAAGATTTCCGAACACAATGCCAAAGAACGGGAAAAAGAATCTGCCTATAATTCTGCCTATTTTGTGTTGAATGATGACCGGGCCAATCTTTATGAGCGAATCAACAAAAGAGTGGATGCTATGTTTGAGGAGGGACTTGTAGAAGAAGTTACGGCGCTTCAAGAACGTGGCTATACAAGAGGGATGGTGTCCATGCAGGGGCTGGGATACAAAGAGATTTTTGCTTATCTGGACGGGGAATGTACGCTGGAAGAGGCAAAAGAAATTATCAAAAGAGATACCAGACATTTTGCAAAACGTCAGATCACCTGGTTTAAACGGGAACGGGATGTGATCTGGATCAACAAGCAGGAATATGGATATCAGGAAGAAAAGATACTGGAGAGAATTCTGAAAGAATTAAAGGTTCAGGAGATCTTTCCACAGAAAGAAGAGGAAATAAAATGA
- a CDS encoding aminotransferase class I/II-fold pyridoxal phosphate-dependent enzyme produces MRECMTETMYEKLGISKEVYEFGQTIEAGLKERFSQMDEVAEYNQLKVLHAMQENKVSEGCFNYASGYGYNDMGRDTLEQVYASTFHTEAALVRPQITCGTHALALALAANLRPGDELLSPVGKPYDTLEEVIGIRPSKGSLAEYGITYRQVELLEDGYFDYPAIREAINERTKLVTIQRSKGYQTRPSYSVEKIGELIAFIKEIKPDVICMVDNCYGEFVEKIEPSDVGADMIVGSLIKNPGGGLAPIGGYIAGREDLIENCGYRLTSPGLGKEVGASLGVMQSFYQGFFLAPTVVNSAVKGAVFAANIYERLGYGVIPNGTESRHDIIQAVELGSAEGVIAFCKGIQAAAPVDSYVSPEPWAMPGYDSDVIMAAGAFVQGSSIELSADGPIKPPYAVYFQGGLTWPHAKLGILKSLQNMIDAGVIELERLK; encoded by the coding sequence ATGAGAGAGTGTATGACAGAGACGATGTATGAGAAGCTGGGGATTTCGAAGGAAGTTTACGAGTTTGGACAGACAATAGAGGCGGGATTAAAGGAACGGTTCTCACAGATGGATGAAGTGGCAGAGTACAATCAGTTAAAGGTGCTCCATGCCATGCAGGAAAATAAGGTCAGTGAGGGGTGTTTCAACTACGCCAGCGGGTATGGCTACAACGATATGGGAAGAGACACACTGGAGCAGGTATACGCCAGTACATTCCATACAGAAGCGGCATTGGTTCGTCCGCAGATTACCTGTGGAACGCACGCCCTTGCCCTTGCCCTTGCAGCAAACTTACGTCCGGGAGACGAACTGCTCTCGCCGGTGGGAAAACCATATGATACGCTGGAGGAAGTGATCGGGATTCGCCCGTCAAAAGGTTCTCTGGCAGAGTATGGGATCACATACCGTCAGGTGGAGCTTTTGGAAGACGGTTATTTTGATTATCCTGCAATCAGGGAGGCAATCAATGAGCGGACGAAACTGGTGACGATCCAGCGATCCAAGGGATATCAGACAAGACCAAGCTATTCCGTGGAGAAGATCGGAGAGCTGATCGCCTTTATCAAGGAGATCAAGCCGGATGTGATCTGTATGGTGGACAACTGTTATGGAGAATTTGTAGAAAAGATTGAACCAAGTGATGTGGGAGCGGACATGATCGTTGGTTCCCTGATCAAAAATCCTGGAGGCGGTCTGGCGCCGATCGGGGGCTATATTGCGGGAAGAGAAGATCTGATCGAGAACTGCGGATACCGTCTGACTTCTCCGGGACTCGGAAAAGAGGTGGGAGCATCTCTCGGTGTCATGCAGTCGTTCTATCAGGGATTTTTCCTGGCGCCGACTGTAGTCAACAGTGCGGTAAAAGGTGCGGTGTTTGCGGCAAATATTTATGAAAGACTGGGATATGGAGTGATTCCGAACGGAACAGAGTCCAGACATGATATTATCCAGGCCGTGGAGCTTGGCAGTGCAGAGGGTGTGATCGCATTCTGTAAGGGAATTCAGGCGGCGGCGCCTGTGGACAGCTATGTCAGTCCGGAACCGTGGGCAATGCCGGGATATGACAGTGATGTGATCATGGCGGCAGGTGCGTTCGTGCAGGGTTCTTCTATTGAATTAAGTGCAGATGGACCGATTAAACCACCGTATGCAGTTTATTTCCAGGGCGGACTGACCTGGCCGCATGCAAAGCTTGGAATTTTAAAATCACTGCAGAATATGATCGATGCAGGAGTGATTGAACTGGAACGATTAAAATAA